The DNA region TATTTAGGACTCGCTGATGAAGAATCGGGTTCCGTGTTAGGTGGTAGATATATGACCACTACCCAAAAACATTTACTTGAAGGTTACGAATACGCGATCAATGAAGGTGGTGTTGCCACGAGAGACATTGTCATTCCAGGAGCCACAATCTTTAACATCCAATATGCGGAAAAAGGAAACATTTGGTTACGGGCCAAAATCACAGGAACGAGCGGGCATGGATCTACTCCTCCCAACCAATATCCGGCTCTATCCTTAATTCAATTTTTTAATGAAGTGAGAGAACTTGAATCTGATATTCGTATCACAGAAGAAACGGATGTTTTCTTTTATCAATTGGGAACTATCAGTTCTTTTCCCAATTCATTTTTTCTTAAAAATGCTAGAAACCCTTTAATCAAACCATTATTACACGGAACGATTCGAAGCAATCGCCACCTAACTGCCATGACAACCAATACTAAATCCATAACGGGATTTCGTACGACAGAAGGGGAAGGTGGGGAAAATGTCATTGCAGGAGAGGCTTCCGGAAGACTTGATATCCGAACATTACCTGGTGTGGACATCCAAGACTTTGCCAATAAGGTAAAAACAATTGCGGAAAAGTATAAAGCGGAAGTGACATTTACAGATATCAATCCTACCGATGTATCTCCTATCAATACTAGTCTTTTCAGCACATTGGCAGCCGTTTCTGTAAACAAATTTCCAAATAGTACGGTGACTCCGTTTCTTTCTCCTGGAAAAACGGACAATTCTTACTTAAGACGATTGGGAATTAAATCCTATGGTTTGATTCCAGCAGTTCTCAA from Leptospira noumeaensis includes:
- a CDS encoding M20/M25/M40 family metallo-hydrolase; the protein is MKFKKLWISILVIAVFAIHCSFGQKVKYAELKKNYPKVNWENRKAEAVKLLSDLLKIPSVRGNEIQVAKYIQAVLTKEGIPSRLVFDPKHPTRPNLIAELQATVPNPEPGIILANHLDTVEFDSKEWKVNPLSGTVSEGRVWGRGAIDMKGMAVMELLAFLEIKRSGIPRTRKIMYLGLADEESGSVLGGRYMTTTQKHLLEGYEYAINEGGVATRDIVIPGATIFNIQYAEKGNIWLRAKITGTSGHGSTPPNQYPALSLIQFFNEVRELESDIRITEETDVFFYQLGTISSFPNSFFLKNARNPLIKPLLHGTIRSNRHLTAMTTNTKSITGFRTTEGEGGENVIAGEASGRLDIRTLPGVDIQDFANKVKTIAEKYKAEVTFTDINPTDVSPINTSLFSTLAAVSVNKFPNSTVTPFLSPGKTDNSYLRRLGIKSYGLIPAVLKAEDIDGMHGKNENMTIDNLELGTKILFETLVEMNQ